The following DNA comes from Mya arenaria isolate MELC-2E11 chromosome 11, ASM2691426v1.
ATGGAGTTCCCTAAATAGGAATATAAGTTAGAGTCTGTCACTGTCATGTACACTGTTCCTTGAAAAGAGTATTTCACTGGAAGTTTATTGCATTGTTAAACTGTTTGACCAGCATGCAAAAGAGAagtttgttaacattaaaaatgtGAGGGAACAATTGATGGTTTGATTATGATTGTTACCTTTCAATGTATTATGCATCATGATTTGTAGGCAAAggtattatataacaaaaattGCTGTATTGGTCTTGTATCCAGAAGAATATGAATACAATAGACACTTGGAAAACTGTGATTTATAGCTTAGATGTTGTCTGTGTTCAATTTTGTATTGTAATTATGTTaagttcaggttttattttcattagtcATTAGTTTGTTCATTCAATATTCATTACCAGGTTTTAGTTATGCtactaatattattttaagtttatctgtttttcaaagaagaaaacattgagacattgtcatagccttggtgtcattgctGGAATCATTGTGCACAATCTGAAACCTTGGCCAAAACTCAAACACTTAGTTTCAAGacctttaaattatatttggtACACCTGGTCCCTTGGATCTAAAGGCTCAAGCCTGGAAATTTCTAGGCGTAATCACATTTTTCTGCCCGTAACTTTATAGGTTCTCTGAGCACTATTAAGCAGTGTTAGATGATCTACTTACATATCTTTTTGAATCAGGGCCCAGGATAACTGAGAcaatatgttcatgtatatcAATGCCCATAAtaatggttttaataattgtcaagtaattccccttgtttgactgaaaaacagacgagcattTGTGTATGCTCTGCAGGAAACTAGTTTTCTTTTTAACTAAGTTTTACACATTAAATCcatctttttgtttatttttagaatcatCACCTGTGATAATAACTTCACCTTCGTCAAAagtattgatatcatttttgcATGTCCTGTGGTTGTTTATAATGCAggttcaaagaaaataaattccaaggaaaaatattgttttatattctcATTTTTGTTCATTCACAAGAAAGTTGAATGTTTTTGCCGAATTGTTCGTCCGTCTGTGAGTCACAAATTGTGCAAACCCACTCCTTATGTCTTGAACTGCTTcaaaggttttaaaataactacccacaaatgttttccatattgagacaatgtgcagagtGCATGTTACAACCATATTGAAACAATGTGCAGAGTGCATGTTACAACCATATTGAAACAATGTGCAGAGTGCATGTTACAACCATATTGAAACAATGTGCAGAGTGCATGTTACAACCATATTGAAACAATGTGCAGAGTGCATGTTACAACCATATTGAAACAATGTGCAGAGTGCATGTTACAACCATATTGAAACAATGTGCAGAGTGCATGTTACAACCATATTGAAACAATGTGCAGAGTGCATGTTACAACCATATTGAAACAATGTGCAGAGTGCATGTTACAACCATATTGAAACAATGTGCAGAGTGCATGTTACAACCATATTGAAACAATGTGCAGAGCACATGTTAATACCTGTTCTGTTCAGGGTTGAGGTCACACTTAGAGAAAAAAGATTAATCTATTGAACTGcttgaagtattttgaaaagtattcaccatatttaaattatgtccaTGTTACAATCAGCTTGGGTTCAAGGCTAAAGACACACTTACAGGTCAAAAGTCATATAACTACATTTTGTGTCGGCTCAATATCTCTTGAAAcgcttgaaggattttgaaaccACTCGCCACTAATGTACAACATATTGAGACAATGTGAACAGCCCATGTCGCACAGAGGTCAAAAGGTCATATGACTCATGtctgctccatatctcttgaaGGAGTAATAACTTAACCACCTATTTTCACCATATCAAGATGATGTGCATAGGGTATGTTACAACCAGCTTAatttaaggtcaaggttatttgattatattttctGTCTGAAATAACTTgacacaaatgttcaccatattgagatgaTATCACACTTAGATGTCATATGCCATATCATATGACTATATCAACATATTCCAATGATGTTCATAGGGAGAGACATCagtttttgatttaaaaaaacaactctaGTTTGACCTATTATAAAGTTAAGCCATTGGATTCAGACaagattttaaagttataacTAGAGTCATATAGTGGAAGACATGCTACTCTGtcactttgaaattattttaattttggacCATTAGCccttacaatatttattttctgtcgCATGGTAACTAGTTTTGCATGGAATACAAATCTTCAATCTACTTTGATAGAGACCACCTATGGATCATTCCTGCTGGGTTGAAAATTGCCACACCATTTGGAGAGAATTTTAAAGCAGCTAGTTGTGATATGTTCTATGTAATTATACAAGTGGGAGTGAACGGTCTTACATGgcacatattttgtaaaataactattaaaaGGAGATTAATGTCCAACCAGATGAACAGGCATGAGAATGGCTGATTTacaaaaaagaggaaaaaatACGCCGGGGGTCAAGGGGGCAGCATGTCCCCAtgtgggtccagggcaaagccctggtaGGGGGTCCGGGGGGGGGGCATAGCCCCCCGGAAGCTCTTGGGTTTTAAGGGATTTCAGTACTCTGAGACTGTCTTAAAATGAAAGGTTATATCACTGAATATCAATAATCCAGATTAATCCTTCAACTAATTAGTCAGGTTTATACTGTTATTACTTTTGTTGGAGAAGGAACAAGGTTACTGATTACACTCAGCTTCCAGTTATAAGGGATAACATTTGCTACTGTGTAGGCCTTAAATGTCATTTCAAGAAggtaataaaaaaagattttctgATGCCAACTGACTTTTGCACcaaacatatcatttacatCAAAGTGATTTCATGCCTGATGCATAGGCATGTTTGTACCCTTTATGCTTTACTGTCTGGTATTTGAGTATACACCCATCCAATACAGTAACAAAATGACCAATATCCATTGCTACAGGGAGGGACATGTAAAAACAAACAGATCTAAAggaaaaatatgaacattttattttaatactgaaaagttaaaataaatcaattctGTATGCATACCAATTTACAGGTTAAGTCTACTAGGTGCATTAATTATACACAAGGGTCACATCTCTTTTACCAAGAAGACACTTTATTTTGCAGGAACCACTGGCAATGCATTGAATCTGTGTCGCCATCCATCGAATGGTCATAAAACTACATTGGCAGTGTAATTTAGTTGTAGGCATCTGATAGTATGCTGATGGACACCTAATGATCTTGTTACTGGGCTCATGATGATTGAAGTTTGTAGCTTATGTTCCTGATTTAACAGCAAATAGCAGACGTCAATGTCAACAAAGAGTATAAAACATGAGGGCCATTAGGCCCTCTATCACTCACCTAACCACCATAACATTTAGTGTGAAAACAAGGATATTTATCAGATGAGCATGTAGTTTGAGTAGAAAAAAGCGCCACTAGTGTTGAACAGGCCTTTTTTAAGGCAAAGGGGATATGATAATTGTAGGCATGTGTGGTGgctgcagttttttttttattgtggccctttgttaattattgtatgtacatgtatgttaatttttgtatgtattatttATCCTGATCCTAACTTgaagtctttgaggtattgactatGCAGATAGAACTCATTTAGGAGAAGTGCAACTCTGGGTGCGTTTTTTTTAGCTATTGCCCTTTGCtaattttcattgttatcattttgtCTTAAGGTGAAGTTGATACTGTTCTTTATTTGGCGGGGGATATGGTTTTGATCAGACACAACCAATAATCATACTTTACCTACCACTCGTCTAGACATCTATTCTTACCAAGTTTAATGGAAATCGGTTAGAAAATAAGGCCTCTTATGTtaacaaggcagtccaaaggacaGTTATATCCCCCGCcgttgttttttagtatattttgtttttctcgcaacctgactggtacgttgaatctgaccaaaattgtacacaaccactggtcaagagtgggaatataggaaatacaagttgtttgatcggtaacctaaatattcttggatatttgaacatatcataaaaggatatttgttaaagttgttcatattgtgtgtagtgtaggtaagatcaatgtcaaggttattttggctaaaaaaaagaaggaaaatgagtccttgatttataacatcgatgaaatagcaggccttaagtattttcgataaagtgagtcatatatattgtggtgacgtcataacattgttttactgcttttaaagagaaaacacatgttataaatatattatcacatttgtgttcattgtatttttaaatattaaacttgttgCACATAATGGTAATGCTTGGCAGAGTGCACTAAGTGTCAATCTAAGGTCACTGCAAATTgtctcaataaggacaacatttgtaccaagtaatatggtaatccatcaatgcataagtaattTATAACGCGGACACAAGCTTGTGTactttgacctttaaatgtcttgagtgactttgacctttgaggtatggacccagGTCAAGTTCACTGCACACCGTCTCAATAAGGAccacatttgtaccaagtaatatggtaagcCATCAATGCGTAAGTAAGTTGAAGCCAGGACACGAAATGTAATGGACAGACAGATGGAGGAAGTGCAATtctataatcccctccccatTACATGGCGGGCGTTAAACTATACATTTATCGAACATTTTAACTAGTAAAGTATTTGTAGCCTGAAAAGGCGAAATAGGAATTAGTTTTGGCTGTAGTGTTCAGCATAACCTTGTGCAGACAATAACCGTAGTATGTATTACCCAATCATGATGGAACTTGGTGAAAGTGTTTATGGGCATATTGTCTTGGCCAAGATTGAACGTGATATCAATTACTCCAGTTATAACATGGTAACTAGTGGGTTTATGTCTTGTGCAGACAAAAACTAAAGTACAGATTGTTTAACAGATCATGATaaaacttggtgacagtgttttGCTCCTTTAacattaaacttggtattaCATTTGGTTTGACTTGAATGGGCACTCCAATACAGGAGACAACTCTAATCTTTAAACAGACTTGAGAGAAATTTAGATTTGAACAAGATCTCAAGGACAAGAACTTTCTAACCAAATTTGATCAAAATTTGGTAGAAATGTTGCGTCTAGTAGTGTGTTAACATTGTCTTACTACCATGAATGTTTCACCTACTTTTTGACCCACCATGACACAAATCAAATGATGATCAATTTTGCGTTGCTCTTTTAAGAACCCGATTTACCTAAAACcttcattgttttgtcttttcaGTAGGCCTGTACAAGTCTGGAATTTTTCTATTAATGcaattacatgtatacaatgcAAAAGATCTTGCATACAATTTTACAGGGAAAGTTTGCCCAAAATGAACTATTCAGTTTATGTAATGGCATGGCTTTTGACCCTGAAAGCACTTAGTATTGTAAACAAACAGATGGTGGAAATCTAGTTTTGTTCCAATGCTTCAATGGGTTTAGAGACAACATTTCTTCAAGagttatttatttcatacatggACAACAGtcttaatacatttcaaattaatgaccaaatatatgtaaatatatcttTTAGATATAAATGAACATGTGTAAATactcatatattttatataattaactttaataaaacaagtatgaTGCCAGAtggtatatttcattttcttatatACTCATTTAATTGATGGTAAAATCATCTTTTAAAATCGTAACATAAAATCATAACAATGGTTGGCATACAATTAACAGTTCTATTCTTCTTTCAtacaacatatttcattaaactttTCAAGTATTTTGCTTTGCATATATGATAATTTACAAGTGATGAAAGAGaataacaacaaacatacacatgtatcatTTGATGGTATTCATGCAAGACATATATAACAGTTGTTATATTTTAGttcatatttttagaaaaatcattccacataatttgtttacaagTCTTCAATATATTCAATCTTTAGCATAACTGCATCTAACACCTtgatatttaatacaaaaaactattttgaataatgtgcACTCCACTATGTGGTCAATGTGGTGAAAGACTGGCTAAGAATGCACTTTATCGATACCACTAGGTCATTTATCATCTTCTTTCCGACCCTTCTTGTCGATTCTATCTTTCTTGTACCTTTTTCTGGCACGTTCAAGTGAGTTTTTAAATCGCTTAAACTCCATCCAAGTTGGATGGTCACTCTCGCTGGTCTCAGTGGCCGAGTGGTCAGTATTGCTTTGTCCAGACTGATCATCATCCTGTGGCCACTGACCAGCAGCACACTGCTGATCCTGCAGCCACTGACCAGTAGCCTGATTAACCCTCTCCTTGTCATTGCTACTGTAGGAGCAAGATGGCTGAACACTATTCTGATTGTTCTTGTTAACCATGTTTCTTTGGTTTTCTGTTATACTATGATCTCCATCACATGTCTTCTCATCATTGTTTGAACACAAGTAACTCATATTGTTTGAAACTGAAGCGTTTTTATCACTTTCATGTGAGCTGTTACTGTTTGAGTTACTATATATATGTGCAGTCTTATCCTTTTTGTGTTTCTTTGCTGAAATCTTCAACTCTTTTCTTGGAATTTCAGCCTTTTtcttatcatcatcattttcgCAATCAGATGTTTCTTTGGTTTTGCTATAATGGCTAATTCTAGGTTCCAGCAAATCCGCAGCATAACTAGATTCTGTCTGTTTCCTGTGTCCAGAACCATGTTCAGATCTGTGACTATGTCTATGCTTATGACTCTTGCGAGAAGAAGACGAGGGTTTACTGCTCTCACTTCTCCTATGACTGCGATGTCTGTGTTCCGAATCAGATCTATGACGCTTTCTACTGTGACCATGCTCGTTGCAAGAACCATTATTTGATCTCTTACCGGATTGGCGTTCATGGTCATTCTCGCTGTGTCTTCTGTGATTCCCTATCATACTGTGTTTCTTGTCAGCGTTTCTATGATGACAATCACTGTGTCTATGGCGACCACTGCCGCGTTCTTGATTATCACTGGAATTATTTTCGCTTTCACTTGGTGTATGTCtgtaatgtttgtgtttttgttttccccTTTTACTCGAGAGATTAGGGTCTGTGGGATGTTTCTTACCAGAGGTTTGAACATCTTTGGAGGACCTTTTCGAATCATTTGTCAATGCTTTCTGGATAAACGGTCCTAAATCTGGACTTGACCTATCTTTACTGTGTGATTTTGAGAGTGAAGACTGAAtgtcttttcttttaaatgtaattttcttaAACTGAACCCTCTCACAAATCCCATTGTCTTCTTGAACAGCACCATCTAATGACAGAACTTTATCATTTGCTTCAAGATCACTGTTGTCAGATTCACTATCCAATATGCGCTTGCGaagattttttaacattttcaatcttTGTTCTTTTCTAGTTGCCTCCTTTTCTTTTTCTGGCACAGCACGATCTGTACTGGATTTGTTTTCTAACATAGCTTTGTTGTCACTTGCATCATCCTTTGATTTTTGATCACCaataaccaaattcaaacttgaGAAAGGACAGTCATCACTATCACTATTACTATCTCTGTTATTCTGACTAGAGTGCCGTTTGCTACGACATTTCTGCATCCTCTTTCTTAACAAAGTTTTCATTTCCTCCTTCTTTCTTTTCACCAAGTCACTTAGCCTGTTCCTCGCCCCTGCACTTGCCTCTGATATGTCTGCATCAGTGGCCACTTGCTCCGCACTTGCAGGGATGTTCGTAATGTCCACACCTATGTCTATTGTATCAACTACGTCCTCTTCATCTTCACTAGCACTGATATTAGAATACTGTCTTTCCCTCTCAGCATTTTCCAAGGCCCTGTTCAGGTTTGGGAACCGGTCATTTCCCTCCGTAGCCTGGGAGGCCATCACACTGGCAAATGCGATGGTGAATGGACTGTAACTGGTGTCTGAGTCATCTAAATCCTCCATGCCAGGTATTGAGTCATCACTATCAATGTCAGACTGGGAGAGTTGCATTATACGGCTGTACAAGGCCTCCTCATGACTTGACATGGAATCATCAGAGCTCCAGCCATCAAGCTCTCGCTGCACAAGGGAGTCGAAAAAGGCCATCATGCGGGGGTCTTCCTCTGTCGACTCTTGGCTGTAGTCATGTGACATCACATGACCGTCCTGGAGCACAAGGTTTATGTATTCCTCGTGAGAGTACACCCGCCGCTCTGGTCGGCGGGCCCCCAGGTTTTGGGCTTTGGAGGACAGTGGGAAAGCACTCCATACCTTAAAaccatttcaatacattttttgagAAATTCATTTCTTTAACAACTATGCTCAAGTTTTATTGTTATCACTATATATGTGCTGAGAAATCACTAATTGATTACTCCAATTATTGTGGATAAGAACATTGGAGTTTTGTTCATGAACgacatttaaaaagttatttaaagaaTAAGACAGAAATATGTTCAACACAAAAAACATGCCGATTTACCATGCACTCATACAGtagaaatttgaaaataaaaatattttagattaaCAGTAATCCTCAAAGTTTACTATGTATCATAATCGACTTTTGTACTTAAAACTGCAAGTGGTTTGATTCAATGCAAACAAGAGCAGCAGGAGCCCAATACCTTGATGATTTTCTCTACGCCGGAGGAGACAATAATGTGGTTGGCTTGGTTGAACCTAACCTGGTTCACAATGGAACGGTGGCCCTTTAACACCATGTGGGCACTGTTGATGTACATCCctgaaacaaaacacacaatCTTGTTATGtacatgaaattaaaacaactcCACCAGAGctacaattgtattaatattaaacagttaacaaatatcacataaatacataaaatatgatgatgatactaGTACTACTGCTTGCAAATGAATTAAGTATTTGAAGGTTTTGGAGCATTGAATGACACCAAGTGAATTCTGAATCAAGAGAAACATCCATATGCTGTCAATCAACATTCGCACAGCAAGAAAGCCAACTTATATCGTCAGCAATTGGCCATTTTCTTTGACACATCAAAGTTCAACTAACTACTAAGAAGTGGGCTCAAACATCGTCAAAGGATCCATACACGAACAGTTTCAAATGGCTTTTAATCGACTGAATAGTTAAGTTGTAGCCTTAAATTATGCTTTTTCAAAACCCGAAAACAGCTCCAAATCATATTTCGGGTGTAACTCATTGACTTTCTCTTTAATGCAAAAAACCAATATGATGGAGCTTTCATAAGCTGATTGATCAGAATGCTTtgagtttatttgcaaacagtagtacaTGAAGGTACATCAATAGTTGAATAAAAATAGACATACATTCAGGTCATTCATATTatgtacaagtattaaaatataattttacagatCTAAAATGTCACGTGCAGTATACTTTACATGTAACAACAGAAAAGGTTCTTGTAATGgtaaaatgcttaaaaacaaataaatcttatttattCTTACGTTCTGAAAGGTCCTCTGGTACTGCCCACATGTACAAATTGAACTCGTCAGAACCACTCAATACATACTGTAGATGGAATAAcactttgattttatgaaatacatCTCATGAAATATTCCAATCTTCTTCATAACCACATggttacatgtatgttatagtcTAACCATGTGTGAAAATGTTGCTGCTTATagttatttaagtatattttatggTGACAAGTCAGTCTTACATGTCCAGGAAATATAAGTACATGTAGGTTGACTTAAAAAcggcattaataaaaatgtctaaataattAACTAAAATTCAAATGTTGATAAAGTGTCTATGTCATaataatacagatatataaatgtaatgcAAGATTACCATTGTTCATTTACTGGTAACATTGAAATGGTGTGATTCCTCATTatctaattaatattttacacagCCTGTACCTGGTCCCTATCACCTGCGAAGCAGATACTCTTCATGGTACAGGAGTTGTAGTAGCCACTGTGGTCAAACTCGCAGATGGGCTCATTGTTATGGATACGGTACATGACCGGTGGAAGGCGGCGTCGCAGTGCAATGATACGGTCACCGAGCTGGTTGAAGCGGACGCTCATACAGCTCTGCTGGACCAGACCGCCACCATAACGCAACAGGCAGCTGGAATGTTGGGacacatttatatgaaaagatGATTATACAAATGTTGACTTTGTTGGGTGGGACACTGCATCGAAAGTTTAAGCCTACAGTTGATTACTGTTTTCCCAAAGCTAGTCAATATTAttctatcaaaatgaataattcCATGATTACTACTTGAATTTGACAACCACAACACGTTATTAGTAAGAAGACGCCAATGCGGCAACGCCGCATTaaagttgaattttttttttgacgATGCAATTTTTGCAAACCTacgatttgagctagtgacctagtatttttaaccaaaaggacccatatttatatttatcggaGATAtctttcatacaaataacctgatcaaagaaactattccatttgtgtgaggaaaaatgaacattttataaatacatcagcttttccaatctgtcccagagacctagtttttgaccctagatgacacactttatatactaagatttcatgtacacaaatatttttaaaattaattattattatttattttttttaaatattggtagatatgaaattcatgattgggatgtgtgtttataaaatagcaatttaATTTAGTTGTTGACTGATATTGATAGGTTTTTATGACCGTGGAATTCTTTCTACTAAGATTTGATCTTGTGACTTGATAGATTTTGACAGGGGATGACCCATATAAaagaactttcaagatattatgcagacaaatattctgaccaagtttcataaagatttgacaaaaattgttgaatttatgacgtggaaagattttcctaagatttgacctagtgacctagaatttgacccgggatgaccgatataaaaaataagcaagatattatgcagacaaatattctgaccaagtttcatcaagatataaaaaaaatgttgaatttatgacgtggaaatatttttcctaagatttgacctagtgacctagattttgacctgggttgacccataataaaaaaatatgcaagatataatgcagacaagcattctgaccaagtttgataaccattggataaaaactcttgattttattacataaaatgaaaactttaatgCAGAATTGTTAATGCGCCCAACCGCCCGCCCggttttcgccattctataCCCCGTAATTTGTCGTTGAAAAATCCGgctaaaaatcaaaacataaacaatctGAACactgattttattcaaaaagaacACAGTCATTCTTTCTGCGAAAACCTGTATTCTCATCATACTGGAAATGACGTAATAGGGAGACAAAGCAAGAGCGAGTAACAGTACCATGCCACAGTTCAAATTAATGCCTGCTGTAGTTAACTATGCATAAGATAGAGAATGAAAGGAGAGAGGTAATCATTGAATATACATCAATGGACATCTAAGTATACAATGAGATAACAACTTGGAATCGTTcggttttcttttaaaacaaaccaACAAACAAGAAATTCATGTTACATTATGCAAATAACAAAATCTGTCATATTAACTACAAATGGTAAACTGTTTTAGTACCTGAGAGGCTTGCGTACATCCCAGAGTCCCACCCCCTCCTTGGCATTGGCTGTGACTAGAAGGCGTGGTTCTACCGGATTGTACATGACAGAGTGCATGGATGATGCGTAGTTAGCCAGCACAAACGGGTCTGCAaatcagttttgtttaattaaacgaAAGAGATGCAAACAAAAGCACCGTAAGATACATCTGCCAGATAAATGAGTCATAATTTTATGAACATGGtacacaatttaaacaattcagACATAATGTTTTTTGAACATTATTACCAAGCTTGACAAAGATTGAATTTATAATCACACAGTCAATCTGAAATAATTATCCATTAGACAAATCTTGAAGAGTTACTGAAGCTATCTTGCTGGTAATCAAACTCATCCATGATACTACATGTAGTATAAAAAAAGTTCATGATCCAGTTTAGTAAAGCAGGATGTGAGCTATAAAAGTAAAAGAGCAGGCAACTTGTAGATGCTGAACAATGTTCAAAAACAGAAgaagtcaaaagtttaaacatatgtatatttacatatgttttaaatcacACAAGCATCTTTACCTGCACAAGAGTCTCTGGTGTCGTAAATGAGGATTCGTCCATCATCACAGGCTGAGGCAAACACGCTGGGGTTGGTTGGGTCTGGACTCACTCCATACACAGCATCATCATGGGAAAATACATCCTTCGTCTCACCTCTGGAAAGCATAAAGTCAAAGCATAGACAGCTTACATTATTACAAGACACAATCAGTatagagaaaaatatataaccataatTACGTAATGCATGTCCCGTTGATGATGTGCACAAGATAACTGAACACAATGTgtacacaattaaacaaataaaattatgattgcaatatttatgcCTTTTACATCCACTTGTTTATAGGTTAGACTAAACTTTTATCATGATACAAAATTACGTAGAAACAATTGCCTAAATGTGTCATTCTAAAAAACTAGCCAAGAGTAAAACATATGGCATGTAAATATCGAATCGCTTGTGTGTAAATATGCACTGTTCCAAATTTGGAGAATAGTTTGCTCAAAGCCACACAAAAGAGTCAATGACATATCATCTAGTTTTTACATAAGTGGGCTTGAACTATTTTAAAGAATAGAACTAACTAATACTTACGTTGCAATGTCATGAACTATCACCTGCTCATCATTGCCTttaaaaccaagaaaaacaaACTGTTCAGTCCACATGTGATTAACTGTCATTGTAAAGTAAAACTCAAAcatcaaaacacattaaaacaaagacaatataAAGCTGTATGGTTTAAGCCAGGTTTCACTAACGGCAGGGTGTTGCAGATTAGGGACAGGATACTGCAGAAGAGGCTGCAGAAGACAGAAATGGTGCAAGGAGCTGCAGCAGAGGGACATGGTGCGAGTGCTGCAGAATTGATAAAGGGTgtagggtgctgcagaagagggacagggtgcagggtgctgcagaa
Coding sequences within:
- the LOC128209829 gene encoding DDB1- and CUL4-associated factor 5-like codes for the protein MALNKNLSANKQIISFLNERSVNYAPRKDAFFRQKFSDQHTLYSKDLVGHYGCVNAIEFSHGVGQYMSSGGDDRRVLVWNMEKALSDIGKPRAMKGEHHSNIFCIAFDIHNTTLFSGGNDEQVIVHDIATGETKDVFSHDDAVYGVSPDPTNPSVFASACDDGRILIYDTRDSCADPFVLANYASSMHSVMYNPVEPRLLVTANAKEGVGLWDVRKPLSCLLRYGGGLVQQSCMSVRFNQLGDRIIALRRRLPPVMYRIHNNEPICEFDHSGYYNSCTMKSICFAGDRDQYVLSGSDEFNLYMWAVPEDLSERMYINSAHMVLKGHRSIVNQVRFNQANHIIVSSGVEKIIKVWSAFPLSSKAQNLGARRPERRVYSHEEYINLVLQDGHVMSHDYSQESTEEDPRMMAFFDSLVQRELDGWSSDDSMSSHEEALYSRIMQLSQSDIDSDDSIPGMEDLDDSDTSYSPFTIAFASVMASQATEGNDRFPNLNRALENAERERQYSNISASEDEEDVVDTIDIGVDITNIPASAEQVATDADISEASAGARNRLSDLVKRKKEEMKTLLRKRMQKCRSKRHSSQNNRDSNSDSDDCPFSSLNLVIGDQKSKDDASDNKAMLENKSSTDRAVPEKEKEATRKEQRLKMLKNLRKRILDSESDNSDLEANDKVLSLDGAVQEDNGICERVQFKKITFKRKDIQSSLSKSHSKDRSSPDLGPFIQKALTNDSKRSSKDVQTSGKKHPTDPNLSSKRGKQKHKHYRHTPSESENNSSDNQERGSGRHRHSDCHHRNADKKHSMIGNHRRHSENDHERQSGKRSNNGSCNEHGHSRKRHRSDSEHRHRSHRRSESSKPSSSSRKSHKHRHSHRSEHGSGHRKQTESSYAADLLEPRISHYSKTKETSDCENDDDKKKAEIPRKELKISAKKHKKDKTAHIYSNSNSNSSHESDKNASVSNNMSYLCSNNDEKTCDGDHSITENQRNMVNKNNQNSVQPSCSYSSNDKERVNQATGQWLQDQQCAAGQWPQDDDQSGQSNTDHSATETSESDHPTWMEFKRFKNSLERARKRYKKDRIDKKGRKEDDK